In the genome of Candidatus Ornithobacterium hominis, the window AAAGCGGATGGCAAATTCATGATTTTTCACAGGCTTTAAATTTCCTGTCATCACCCAGCCTTGGGCAGATTCACCAGAATTTGTGGCATATTGTGCCACGAAATTATTAATCATAAACACATTCTCAGGCTTCATTTTCACATTATTAATCGCCCAATCTGTGAGCAATGCAGAACAGCCAATATACACCTTTGGCTTAAAAATCGTACGATAAAACATAGGGACATGTTTTTTTACGGCAATTTTACCATAATGGTCATGAAAAACAATTTTTCTTTTCCCCCCAAATAGTAGGAAAGCCTTTTGCACAAATCTGTATACCTGCCTCATGTGAACGTGCACAATATCAGCATCTTGTGCCTCTTGAGTAAATTTTTTATAAGCCTTAAATTTACTTTTCTTTTTATCCAGAATCACTACGTCCACACGCTCATCAAGCAAATCAAAAAGCTGACCGATTTGATCAAATACAATTAATTTGACCTCATGCTCATTTCTCACAAAAAGATTACATAAATTCACACAAACTCGCTCTGCTCCCCCGATTCCTAATTGGTCTATGACTTGGGTAATTTTCATAAAAAAGAATTAAATTGATTACTTCTCTACCCCGAAAGGCGAAAAAGTTATTTTTTGATTTCGGGTACTTTTCCTGATTTCCTCGTTGATTTCCCAGCTTTTTTGGTTTACATAGCCACGAGCATGGTCTAGGTGCAGGCAAATCGCCTTGTACCTGATTTGCTTTCCTCTAATTTTAGCATTCTCCAAACGCTCACCCAATTCCCTATCCTCACCCCCATATTGCATTCTCTCATCAAATCCATTAGCGGCAAGAATATCTTTTTTCCAACCAGAAGAATTATGCCCATTCCAAGTCGGTTTGGTGCTTGTGATAGTGTTCATAATGCTTAATGCAAATTTATTTTTAATCAACTTTAAATTTTTGATAGAATTTTTTAAACCTTTATTTTTCAGCCAATTCAAGTCAAAACAATTTTGACTGAAAATATCTTTTTTTTGAATCATTTGTGAAGTTTCCATAGAAAGTTTAAAGTACCCGCCAGATAAAAATCGCCCTTCAGCTCTTTGGTTGATGTGAGTTTCCACAAAATCTTTGCGAGGAATACAATCACCATCGCTAAATATAAGATAATCAGCCGCAGAAGCTAATATCGCTTTATTCAGAATTTTAGTTTTTTGAAATCCATCATCAGGATGCCAAACATGCTTCAATTCATAGTTTAACAAAGGTTTGATTTGCGAAATCAGTGCCCGTGTTTGCTCGCCCGAACCATCATCGGCCACAATCAATTCAAAATTGCCAAAAGACTGAATATGGTAACCCCAAAGCACTTTTTCTAACCAT includes:
- a CDS encoding glycosyltransferase, yielding MKITQVIDQLGIGGAERVCVNLCNLFVRNEHEVKLIVFDQIGQLFDLLDERVDVVILDKKKSKFKAYKKFTQEAQDADIVHVHMRQVYRFVQKAFLLFGGKRKIVFHDHYGKIAVKKHVPMFYRTIFKPKVYIGCSALLTDWAINNVKMKPENVFMINNFVAQYATNSGESAQGWVMTGNLKPVKNHEFAIRFAAEVGKELSIYCAETEGEYYEKLCKLIQTLNYEDKIHFKTGCFNVQPELKRYEFALLPSISEGDPLVIVEYLAQGIPFLVSDVGESVKIIQKHYPFLVQKDYNIENWKENYAKAIRLKDTEIKALYRNYFSEDLFLEKYMSVYQKVLS
- a CDS encoding glycosyltransferase family 2 protein, whose protein sequence is MSKQVSIIISTYNQPKWLEKVLWGYHIQSFGNFELIVADDGSGEQTRALISQIKPLLNYELKHVWHPDDGFQKTKILNKAILASAADYLIFSDGDCIPRKDFVETHINQRAEGRFLSGGYFKLSMETSQMIQKKDIFSQNCFDLNWLKNKGLKNSIKNLKLIKNKFALSIMNTITSTKPTWNGHNSSGWKKDILAANGFDERMQYGGEDRELGERLENAKIRGKQIRYKAICLHLDHARGYVNQKSWEINEEIRKSTRNQKITFSPFGVEK